Proteins from one Scyliorhinus canicula chromosome 6, sScyCan1.1, whole genome shotgun sequence genomic window:
- the LOC119967050 gene encoding uncharacterized protein LOC119967050, with protein MLRIFLTVSVLFWNQLAAQNLVQQMIELCEADDCIRPVVIIEDKNYKEMEYKFRQRVETEVHAVNFKNAMEIGLEKLFNYSRCGNVAGTVVPISAPWGVFGYLENGKIQQRFRVYLEILPEVINPPEPTDPTVETVFAPPVRYFVRIFNKKVDEEQIEERVTQLLKDLEQDNQPFKGTFFVIAFFNTRGLMGVGFEKAGE; from the exons ATGCTGAGAATCTTCCTAACCGTGTCTGTCCTCTTCTGGAACCAACTCGCTGCACAGAACCTGGTACAACAGATGATTGAACTCTGTGAAGCAGATGACTGCATTCGACCCGTAGTAATCATCGAGGACAAG aATTATAAAGAGATGGAATACAAATTTCGCCAGAGGGTTGAAACTGAGGTTCATgcagtgaattttaaaaatgcgaTGGAGATCGGCCTGGAGAAACTTTTCAATTATTCACgttgtggtaatgttgcag GTACCGTTGTTCCTATCTCCGCACCTTGGGGTGTTTTTGGTTACTTGGAAAATGGCAAAATACAACAGAGATTCAGAGTATATCTAGAGATATTGCCTGAAGTCATCAATCCACCTGAACCAACAGATCCAACAGTTGAAACAGTATTCGCACCTCCTGTTCGGTACTTTGTCAG GATTTTTAACAAGAAAGTTGATGAAGAACAAATTGAAGAACGTGTGACTCAATTACTGAAGGATTTGGAACAAGACAATCAACCCTTCAAAGGGACATTTTTTGTCATTGCTTTTTTTAATACACGTGGGCTAATGGGAGTAGGTtttgaaaaggcaggagaatga